The Montipora capricornis isolate CH-2021 chromosome 6, ASM3666992v2, whole genome shotgun sequence genome has a window encoding:
- the LOC138050575 gene encoding uncharacterized protein isoform X2, producing MRDFRAMAPSSWIRCVISSFFLYNTLPYHAEGFKKTTQCDGDWHCTGPDEKLYNLAPLQKEGEPRFPKARKKGSHYYFAYNPCGSFKLGSSGDCSGDVAICMWTLTETYQNVGIHKTSTFTIIQGTNGSSTGFIEYRNKRKSANSASFRVITEDNGKSQRIFKLRHNCACGDGCPPLNTGSPQPVKSASLALPFGITMAFVVVLVPLVVIWIYCRRFIRHVDNNPQEQPLINNLEEGNGTLVSADKKKKNTNVERTLSEFNEPMTSSASCDIAVSNKDLSGKKGRISASV from the exons ATGAG GGATTTCAGAGCCATGGCTCCATCAAGCTGGATAAGGTGCGTCATTAGTTCGTTCTTCTTGTACAACACTTTACCATACCATGCTGAGGGTTTCAAGAAGACGACGCAATGTGATGGTGATTGGCACTGCACCGGTCCTGACGAAAAGCTTTACAATTTAGCTCCACTGCAAAAGGAAGGTGAACCACG ATTTCCGAaagccagaaaaaaaggaagtcacTATTACTTTGCATACAATCCATGCGGTTCCTTCAAGCTTGGATCCTCTGGTGACTGCTCCGGTGATGTGGCT ATATGCATGTGGACTCTCACAGAAACTTACCAAAACGTCGGAATTCATAAGACATCCACGTTTACGATTATCCAGGGAACTAACGGATCTTCAACAGGTTTTATTGAATATCGCAACAAAAG GAAGAGCGCCAATTCAGCCTCCTTCAGAGTGATCACCGAAGACAATGGTAAAAGCCAAAGG ATATTCAAGCTTCGTCATAACTGCGCCTGCGGTGATGGCTGTCCACCATTGAATA CTGGATCACCTCAGCCGGTGAAATCCGCGTCGCTTGCACTTCCCTTTGGCATAACAATggcatttgttgttgtacttgtCCCATTGGTGGTTATTTGGATTTATTGTCGTCGATTTATTAGACACGTTGATAACAACCCACAGGAGCAACCTCTGATCAACAACTTAGAAGAAGGAAATGGAACCTTGGTCAGTgcagacaaaaaaaagaaaaacacgaaTGTAGAAAGAACTCTATCCGAGTTTAATGAGCCTATGACGTCAAGCGCGTCTTGCGATATAGCTGtatcaaataaagatctttcTGGTAAAAAGGGAAGAATTAGTGCTTCCGTTTAG
- the LOC138050575 gene encoding uncharacterized protein isoform X1: protein MRDFRAMAPSSWIRCVISSFFLYNTLPYHAEGFKKTTQCDGDWHCTGPDEKLYNLAPLQKEGEPRFPKARKKGSHYYFAYNPCGSFKLGSSGDCSGDVAICMWTLTETYQNVGIHKTSTFTIIQGTNGSSTGFIEYRNKRTFNEWTNIVYLVCDRNRKSANSASFRVITEDNGKSQRIFKLRHNCACGDGCPPLNTGSPQPVKSASLALPFGITMAFVVVLVPLVVIWIYCRRFIRHVDNNPQEQPLINNLEEGNGTLVSADKKKKNTNVERTLSEFNEPMTSSASCDIAVSNKDLSGKKGRISASV, encoded by the exons ATGAG GGATTTCAGAGCCATGGCTCCATCAAGCTGGATAAGGTGCGTCATTAGTTCGTTCTTCTTGTACAACACTTTACCATACCATGCTGAGGGTTTCAAGAAGACGACGCAATGTGATGGTGATTGGCACTGCACCGGTCCTGACGAAAAGCTTTACAATTTAGCTCCACTGCAAAAGGAAGGTGAACCACG ATTTCCGAaagccagaaaaaaaggaagtcacTATTACTTTGCATACAATCCATGCGGTTCCTTCAAGCTTGGATCCTCTGGTGACTGCTCCGGTGATGTGGCT ATATGCATGTGGACTCTCACAGAAACTTACCAAAACGTCGGAATTCATAAGACATCCACGTTTACGATTATCCAGGGAACTAACGGATCTTCAACAGGTTTTATTGAATATCGCAACAAAAG gacttttAATGAATGGACCAACATAGTTTACCTGGTTTGTGACCGAAACAGGAAGAGCGCCAATTCAGCCTCCTTCAGAGTGATCACCGAAGACAATGGTAAAAGCCAAAGG ATATTCAAGCTTCGTCATAACTGCGCCTGCGGTGATGGCTGTCCACCATTGAATA CTGGATCACCTCAGCCGGTGAAATCCGCGTCGCTTGCACTTCCCTTTGGCATAACAATggcatttgttgttgtacttgtCCCATTGGTGGTTATTTGGATTTATTGTCGTCGATTTATTAGACACGTTGATAACAACCCACAGGAGCAACCTCTGATCAACAACTTAGAAGAAGGAAATGGAACCTTGGTCAGTgcagacaaaaaaaagaaaaacacgaaTGTAGAAAGAACTCTATCCGAGTTTAATGAGCCTATGACGTCAAGCGCGTCTTGCGATATAGCTGtatcaaataaagatctttcTGGTAAAAAGGGAAGAATTAGTGCTTCCGTTTAG